A region from the Beduinella massiliensis genome encodes:
- a CDS encoding prolyl-tRNA synthetase associated domain-containing protein → MTDREQKTYDALRALDIPFTVTQHEAVRTMDDCTALVPEPDVVYCKNLFLCNRQKSQFYLLLALPDKVFHTASVSGQLGVSRLSFAPEELLPEYLGLYAGAVSPMGLLNDPQGRVRLLVDSDLPRSKRVAFHPCVNTATLILSTQDFLNIYLPHTGHIPTMVSLPAEESLSNEVS, encoded by the coding sequence GTGACGGATCGGGAACAAAAAACATACGATGCGCTGCGCGCCCTGGATATTCCGTTTACTGTAACGCAGCACGAGGCCGTGCGCACCATGGACGACTGCACGGCGCTCGTCCCGGAGCCGGATGTCGTCTACTGCAAAAACCTGTTTTTGTGCAACCGGCAAAAGTCGCAGTTTTATTTGCTGCTGGCGCTTCCGGATAAGGTATTTCATACCGCCTCCGTCTCTGGGCAGCTCGGCGTTTCCCGGCTCAGTTTCGCCCCGGAGGAGCTGCTGCCCGAATACCTCGGCCTCTATGCGGGCGCAGTCAGCCCGATGGGCCTCCTAAACGATCCGCAGGGACGGGTGCGGCTGCTCGTCGACAGCGACCTGCCGCGCAGCAAGCGCGTCGCGTTTCACCCGTGTGTCAACACGGCGACCCTTATCCTTTCCACACAGGATTTTCTGAACATCTACCTCCCGCACACGGGTCATATTCCGACGATGGTATCCCTGCCCGCGGAGGAATCTCTCTCCAATGAGGTGTCATAA
- a CDS encoding DDE-type integrase/transposase/recombinase, whose translation MSKSITQDMAYRQSLMKYAVKYGVSRASRKYNKSRSYIYFWKARWDGSMASLACQSRRPHSHPNQHTEAELKLIRDMRRRDPKLGMVELWHRLRRRGYTRRPESLFRVMRKLGLFPQVEKKPAYRPKPYEQMTYPGQRVQVDVKVVPRRCIADPELRLFQYTAMDEFTRLRFLAAYPEQSTYSSADFLKRLFKWYARRGIRVECVQTDNGFEFTNRFSNSKRNQVTLFEKTAADLGIRHKLIKPYTPRHNGKVERSHREDQKLFYNTYSFFSLDDFGGQLAAHQARTNNRPMRPLNWVSPREFLLAFTVQDV comes from the coding sequence ATGAGCAAGAGTATAACACAGGACATGGCATATCGGCAATCCCTGATGAAGTATGCGGTGAAATACGGCGTGAGCCGGGCCAGCCGGAAATACAACAAGAGCCGGTCGTATATCTACTTCTGGAAAGCTCGCTGGGATGGGAGCATGGCCTCCCTGGCCTGCCAGTCCCGACGTCCCCACAGTCATCCCAACCAGCATACCGAAGCAGAGCTGAAGCTGATCCGGGATATGCGCCGCAGAGATCCCAAACTAGGTATGGTGGAACTGTGGCACCGCTTACGTCGGCGGGGATATACCCGCCGCCCGGAGAGCCTCTTCCGCGTAATGCGGAAACTAGGGTTATTCCCACAAGTAGAGAAGAAGCCGGCTTATAGGCCCAAGCCTTATGAGCAGATGACCTATCCTGGACAGCGCGTTCAGGTGGATGTGAAGGTGGTGCCCCGCCGCTGTATCGCGGACCCGGAGCTGCGCCTGTTTCAGTACACTGCCATGGATGAGTTTACCCGACTGCGCTTCCTGGCCGCTTACCCTGAGCAGTCCACCTATTCTTCCGCTGACTTTCTCAAAAGGCTGTTCAAGTGGTATGCCCGCCGGGGTATCCGGGTAGAGTGTGTCCAGACCGACAACGGCTTTGAATTCACCAACCGCTTTTCCAACAGCAAACGCAATCAGGTGACTCTGTTTGAGAAAACGGCTGCTGATCTGGGAATTCGGCATAAGCTCATAAAACCATACACACCTCGCCACAACGGTAAGGTTGAACGCAGTCACAGAGAAGACCAAAAGCTATTCTACAATACCTACTCTTTCTTCTCGCTCGATGACTTTGGTGGGCAGCTAGCTGCCCACCAAGCTCGCACCAACAACAGACCGATGCGCCCTCTCAATTGGGTTTCGCCTAGGGAGTTCCTCCTTGCTTTCACTGTCCAAGATGTTTGA
- a CDS encoding ATP-dependent 6-phosphofructokinase encodes MKRRIGILTSGGDCPGLNAAIRGVARASYSMFDTEIIGIQDGYSGLIEGDYRPMRREEFSGILTLGGTILGTKRTPYRNMRVIGDDNVDKVKAMKENYKKMKLDCLVCLGGNGTHKTANLLAEEGLNVIGLPKTIDNDIWMTDVTFGFHTAVDIATDVIDRIHTTAASHGRCMVIEIMGNKAGWLTLYAGLAGGADILLLPEIPYDIDKVAAAVEARAKNGKDFSIIAVAEGAMTQKEAEMKKKDRLQARADQNFSGIAARIAKELEAMASVEARAVVPGHIQRGGSPSAYDRVLATRFGVHAAELIREENYGQAVGMQGAEVGHNPLSEVAGKTKFVPRDHEMVRIAKNMGISFGE; translated from the coding sequence ATGAAAAGAAGAATCGGCATCCTGACCAGCGGCGGCGACTGTCCGGGCCTGAATGCGGCCATTCGGGGCGTCGCCCGCGCATCCTATTCGATGTTCGACACCGAGATCATCGGCATTCAGGACGGGTACAGCGGCCTGATCGAGGGGGATTACAGGCCGATGCGCCGGGAAGAGTTTTCCGGCATCCTGACGCTGGGCGGTACGATCCTGGGCACGAAGCGCACGCCGTACCGCAACATGCGCGTGATCGGCGACGACAACGTGGACAAGGTCAAGGCCATGAAGGAAAACTACAAGAAGATGAAGCTCGACTGCCTGGTCTGTCTGGGCGGAAACGGCACGCACAAGACGGCCAACCTGCTCGCGGAAGAGGGGCTGAACGTCATCGGCCTGCCCAAGACGATCGACAACGACATCTGGATGACGGATGTGACGTTCGGCTTCCATACTGCGGTGGACATCGCGACGGACGTGATCGACCGTATCCATACGACGGCGGCCAGCCATGGGCGCTGCATGGTCATTGAGATCATGGGCAACAAGGCGGGCTGGCTCACGCTGTACGCGGGGCTGGCGGGTGGCGCGGACATCCTGCTGCTTCCCGAAATCCCCTATGACATCGACAAGGTCGCCGCGGCGGTCGAAGCCCGCGCGAAAAATGGCAAGGACTTTTCCATCATCGCGGTTGCGGAGGGCGCGATGACGCAAAAGGAAGCCGAGATGAAGAAGAAGGACCGCCTGCAGGCGCGCGCGGATCAGAACTTCAGCGGCATCGCGGCGCGCATCGCCAAGGAACTGGAAGCGATGGCCAGCGTCGAGGCGCGCGCGGTGGTGCCCGGGCACATTCAGCGAGGCGGCTCGCCCAGCGCTTATGACCGCGTGCTGGCCACCCGCTTTGGCGTGCACGCCGCAGAGCTTATTCGCGAAGAGAACTATGGACAGGCCGTCGGCATGCAGGGGGCCGAGGTTGGGCACAATCCTCTCTCAGAGGTGGCAGGCAAGACGAAGTTCGTGCCGCGCGACCACGAAATGGTGCGCATCGCCAAGAACATGGGCATCAGCTTTGGCGAATGA